From the genome of Egicoccus sp. AB-alg6-2, one region includes:
- a CDS encoding bifunctional nuclease family protein, translated as MIEMELVGVRVELPANQPIVLLKERHGTRYLPIWIGAVEATAIAFALQGVETPRPLTHDLFVEVLGELGAELAAVHVTALRDGTFFAELHLAHDGVEHTISARPSDAIALASRLDNVPIFGAEQVLEEAGLEIESTDEDGEEGVDAEEAVRQFREFLEDITPEDFREH; from the coding sequence GTGATCGAGATGGAGCTCGTCGGCGTGCGGGTGGAGCTGCCCGCGAACCAGCCGATCGTGTTGCTCAAGGAGCGGCACGGCACCCGCTACCTCCCGATCTGGATCGGGGCGGTCGAGGCGACGGCGATCGCGTTCGCGCTCCAGGGGGTCGAGACGCCGCGGCCCCTGACCCACGACCTGTTCGTCGAGGTGCTGGGGGAGCTCGGTGCCGAACTGGCGGCGGTCCACGTGACCGCGCTGCGCGACGGCACCTTCTTCGCCGAGCTGCACCTCGCCCACGACGGCGTCGAGCACACCATCTCCGCGCGACCCTCGGATGCGATCGCCCTCGCGAGCCGCCTCGACAACGTCCCGATCTTCGGCGCCGAACAGGTGCTCGAGGAGGCCGGGCTCGAGATCGAGTCCACCGACGAGGACGGCGAGGAGGGCGTCGACGCCGAAGAGGCGGTGCGCCAGTTCCGCGAGTTCCTCGAGGACATCACGCCCGAGGACTTCCGCGAGCACTGA
- a CDS encoding MerR family transcriptional regulator, whose protein sequence is MPEAGQLALDVGDAGVREGYRGSAATKIVGITYRQLDYWARTGLVEPSVRKATGSGTQRLYSFDDVVRLRVVKRLLDTGVSLQKVRLAVDELRARGRSLADATLVSHGESVYFLDDDASLVDLLRRGQGVFAIALGPVIDELRGEVTAFPTERLDDLDETGADAAPSATDAPGTAVTG, encoded by the coding sequence ATGCCGGAAGCCGGACAACTCGCCCTGGACGTCGGCGACGCGGGGGTTCGCGAGGGCTACCGCGGGTCGGCCGCGACCAAGATCGTCGGGATCACCTACCGCCAACTCGACTACTGGGCCAGGACCGGACTCGTCGAGCCGAGCGTCCGCAAGGCGACCGGGTCGGGCACGCAGCGGCTGTACTCGTTCGACGACGTGGTGCGGCTGCGCGTGGTCAAGCGGCTGCTCGACACCGGCGTCTCCCTGCAGAAGGTGCGCCTGGCCGTCGACGAACTGCGTGCGCGCGGGCGGTCGCTCGCCGACGCGACGCTGGTGTCGCACGGCGAGTCGGTCTACTTCCTCGACGACGACGCTTCGCTGGTCGACCTGCTGCGGCGCGGCCAGGGCGTGTTCGCCATCGCGCTGGGTCCGGTCATCGACGAGCTGCGCGGCGAGGTGACCGCCTTCCCGACCGAGCGGCTCGACGACCTCGACGAGACCGGTGCGGACGCGGCACCGTCGGCCACGGACGCACCGGGCACCGCCGTCACCGGCTGA
- a CDS encoding deoxyribonuclease IV — protein sequence MRIGAHVPAQDPLAAAADRQADAVQLFLSAPQQFRGPKPREDADALRASDVAIYVHAPYLVNVATTNNRVRHPSRQLLEKTVRAAEAIGALGVIVHGGHLPEDDDVTEGFTNWRSTLERLETSVPILIENTAGGNNAVARHFDRIARLWDALDGVTTPFGFCLDTCHTHAAGEKLDDAVQRIVAITGRIDLVHLNDSKDDFGSGRDRHQNLGAGRIDPDVMVEVVRAAGADVIVETPDGDDGDQAGDIAWLRARLGER from the coding sequence ATGCGCATCGGCGCGCACGTGCCCGCCCAGGACCCGCTCGCCGCGGCCGCGGACCGCCAGGCCGACGCGGTCCAGCTGTTCCTCTCCGCGCCCCAGCAGTTCCGGGGGCCCAAGCCGCGCGAGGACGCCGACGCCCTGCGTGCCAGCGACGTGGCGATCTACGTGCACGCCCCCTACCTCGTCAACGTCGCCACCACGAACAACCGGGTGCGGCATCCCAGCCGCCAGCTGCTGGAGAAGACCGTGCGGGCGGCCGAGGCGATCGGCGCGCTCGGGGTGATCGTGCACGGCGGGCACCTGCCCGAGGACGACGACGTCACCGAGGGTTTCACCAACTGGCGCTCGACCCTGGAGCGGCTCGAGACCTCCGTGCCGATCCTGATCGAGAACACCGCGGGCGGGAACAATGCCGTCGCCCGGCACTTCGACCGGATCGCCCGGCTCTGGGACGCGCTGGACGGGGTGACGACCCCGTTCGGCTTCTGCCTCGACACCTGCCACACCCACGCGGCCGGCGAGAAGCTCGACGACGCGGTGCAGCGCATCGTGGCCATCACCGGCCGCATCGACCTCGTCCACCTCAACGACTCGAAGGACGACTTCGGCTCCGGACGCGACCGGCACCAGAACCTGGGCGCGGGCCGCATCGATCCCGACGTCATGGTCGAGGTCGTCCGCGCCGCCGGCGCCGACGTCATCGTCGAGACGCCCGATGGCGACGACGGGGACCAGGCGGGCGACATCGCCTGGTTGCGCGCCCGGCTCGGCGAGCGCTGA
- the gcvP gene encoding aminomethyl-transferring glycine dehydrogenase, whose amino-acid sequence MRHRRRGRPPAGRFARPVVASWSSPVSDTTDRAQLEDATGFHRRHLGPDAADHRAMLDVLGVDSVGELLDRAVPDSIRDDAPLELPEATDEATVLARLRDLAEQNTPRRAFIGLGYHGTVTPAVIRRNVLEDPGWYTAYTPYQPEISQGRLEALLVFQTMVRDLTGMDLAGASLLDEATAAAEGLTLCHRVSRKKGPGGGDASTLLVDAGCHPQTIAVVRTRAVPLGLDLVVADLRRDGALDELDLDDVVAALLQQPTTDGLVVDDRDLIETLHEADVLVTVATDLFACTVVTSPGEQGADVVVGSTQRFGVPMMYGGPHAGFLATRDRFARNLPGRLVGVSVDAAGRDAFRLALQTREQHIRREKATSNICTSQVLLAVVAAMYAVHHGPDGLRRIALRMHVYTAALRAVLVEAGLEVRGDTWFDTITVAVPAGANDVLAAAAEAGYELGRVPSPTNEGEWDPDAVRVAFDETTRLDDVVAVASVLTGTTVAAAAVAQRVEDLLVDDEAPLPGVPDALHRTSDYLTDPRFHRYRSETELLRWLRSLKAKDVALDRAMIPLGSCTMKLNAAAEMEAVTWPQFADLHPFAPVDRSAGTRQVIADLEAWLAEITGYDAVSLQPNAGSQGELAGLLAIRGYHRANGDTDRDVCLIPSSAHGTNAASAVMAGMRVKVVACDDDGNVDVDDLKRLADENADRLAALMVTYPSTHGVFERRIGDICALIHDHGGQVYLDGANLNALVGVARPGRFGADVSHLNLHKTFCIPHGGGGPGVGPVACRSHLAPYLPTHPLVPESWHPASHELPPEARTGPVAAAPWGSAGILQISWAYIALMGASGLRAATETAILNANYVAARLADGYPVLYTGENGLVAHEAIVDVRAWKERSGISNEDVAKRLIDHGFHAPTMSFPVAGTLMIEPTESESKAELDRFCDAMLAIREEEAQVAAGEWPRDDNPLVNAPHPAEDLLDDDWKHAYSRAEAAYPPGVRRDDKYWPPVSRIDNAHGDRNLVCACPAPEAFED is encoded by the coding sequence ATGCGGCACCGGCGACGCGGCCGCCCGCCCGCCGGTCGGTTCGCCCGCCCCGTCGTCGCCTCGTGGAGTTCGCCCGTGTCCGACACGACCGATCGCGCCCAGCTCGAGGACGCCACCGGCTTCCACCGCCGTCACCTCGGCCCCGATGCCGCCGACCACCGGGCGATGCTCGACGTGCTCGGCGTCGACTCCGTCGGCGAACTGCTCGACCGTGCCGTGCCGGACAGCATCCGCGACGACGCGCCGCTGGAGCTGCCCGAAGCCACGGACGAGGCCACCGTGCTGGCCCGGCTGCGTGACCTCGCCGAGCAGAACACGCCCCGCAGGGCGTTCATCGGGCTCGGCTACCACGGCACCGTGACCCCCGCGGTCATCCGTCGCAACGTCCTCGAGGACCCGGGCTGGTACACCGCGTACACGCCCTACCAGCCCGAGATCTCCCAGGGCCGGCTCGAGGCGCTGCTGGTGTTCCAGACCATGGTGCGCGACCTGACGGGCATGGACCTCGCGGGGGCGTCGCTGCTGGACGAGGCGACCGCGGCCGCCGAAGGGCTGACGCTGTGCCACCGCGTGTCCCGCAAGAAGGGACCGGGAGGCGGTGACGCGTCGACGCTGCTGGTCGACGCGGGCTGCCACCCGCAGACGATCGCGGTCGTGCGCACGCGGGCCGTGCCGCTCGGGCTCGACCTGGTCGTGGCCGACCTCCGACGCGACGGCGCCCTCGACGAGCTCGACCTCGACGACGTCGTGGCGGCACTGCTGCAGCAGCCGACCACCGACGGGCTCGTGGTCGACGACCGCGACCTGATCGAGACCCTCCACGAGGCCGACGTCCTCGTGACCGTCGCGACCGACCTGTTCGCCTGCACCGTCGTCACCTCGCCGGGCGAGCAGGGGGCGGACGTCGTCGTCGGCTCCACCCAGCGGTTCGGCGTCCCCATGATGTACGGCGGCCCGCACGCCGGCTTCCTCGCCACCCGCGACCGGTTCGCCCGCAACCTGCCGGGACGGCTGGTCGGCGTGTCCGTCGACGCGGCCGGCCGCGACGCCTTCCGGCTCGCGCTGCAGACCCGCGAGCAGCACATCCGCCGCGAGAAGGCGACCTCGAACATCTGCACCTCGCAGGTGCTGCTCGCCGTTGTCGCCGCGATGTACGCCGTGCACCACGGTCCCGACGGGCTGCGCCGGATCGCGCTGCGGATGCACGTGTACACCGCCGCGCTGCGGGCGGTGCTGGTCGAAGCCGGGCTCGAGGTCCGTGGCGACACCTGGTTCGACACCATCACCGTCGCCGTCCCCGCTGGTGCGAACGACGTGCTCGCCGCCGCGGCGGAGGCCGGCTACGAACTCGGGCGGGTGCCCTCGCCGACGAACGAGGGGGAGTGGGACCCGGACGCCGTCCGGGTCGCCTTCGACGAGACCACGCGCCTCGACGACGTGGTCGCCGTCGCCAGCGTGCTGACGGGGACGACGGTCGCCGCCGCTGCAGTGGCCCAGCGGGTCGAGGACCTGCTCGTCGACGACGAGGCGCCGTTGCCGGGTGTCCCCGACGCGTTGCACCGGACCAGCGACTACCTCACCGACCCCCGCTTCCACCGGTACCGGTCGGAGACGGAACTGCTGCGGTGGCTGCGGAGCCTGAAGGCGAAGGACGTCGCGCTCGACCGTGCCATGATCCCGCTCGGGTCGTGCACCATGAAGCTCAACGCGGCCGCCGAGATGGAAGCGGTCACCTGGCCCCAGTTCGCCGACCTGCACCCGTTCGCCCCGGTCGACCGCTCGGCCGGGACGCGACAGGTCATCGCCGACCTCGAGGCGTGGCTGGCCGAGATCACCGGCTACGACGCCGTCAGCCTGCAGCCCAACGCCGGCTCGCAGGGCGAGTTGGCCGGCCTGCTCGCCATCCGCGGCTACCACCGCGCCAACGGTGACACCGACCGTGACGTCTGCCTCATCCCGTCGTCGGCGCACGGCACCAACGCGGCCAGCGCCGTCATGGCCGGCATGCGGGTCAAGGTGGTCGCCTGTGACGACGACGGCAACGTCGACGTTGACGACCTGAAGCGGCTGGCCGACGAGAACGCCGACCGCCTCGCCGCGCTGATGGTGACCTACCCCTCGACGCACGGGGTGTTCGAGCGGCGCATCGGCGACATCTGTGCCCTGATCCACGACCACGGTGGTCAGGTCTACCTCGACGGCGCCAACCTCAACGCGCTGGTCGGCGTGGCACGGCCCGGCCGCTTCGGCGCCGACGTCAGCCACCTCAACCTGCACAAGACCTTCTGCATCCCGCACGGCGGTGGCGGGCCGGGGGTCGGGCCGGTCGCGTGCCGGTCGCACCTCGCGCCCTACCTGCCGACCCATCCGCTGGTGCCCGAGTCCTGGCACCCCGCCAGCCACGAGCTGCCGCCGGAGGCACGGACCGGTCCGGTCGCCGCAGCGCCGTGGGGTTCGGCGGGCATCCTGCAGATCTCGTGGGCCTACATCGCGCTGATGGGTGCCTCGGGGCTGCGGGCCGCGACCGAGACGGCGATCCTCAACGCCAACTACGTCGCGGCGCGGCTCGCCGACGGCTATCCGGTGCTCTACACCGGCGAGAACGGCCTGGTGGCGCACGAGGCCATCGTCGACGTGCGTGCCTGGAAGGAACGCTCGGGCATCAGCAACGAGGACGTCGCCAAGCGCCTCATCGACCACGGCTTCCACGCGCCGACGATGTCGTTCCCCGTGGCGGGAACGCTGATGATCGAGCCGACCGAGTCGGAGTCGAAGGCGGAGCTCGACCGGTTCTGCGACGCGATGCTCGCCATCCGTGAGGAGGAGGCGCAGGTCGCCGCGGGGGAGTGGCCACGCGACGACAACCCGCTCGTCAACGCCCCCCATCCCGCCGAGGACCTGCTCGACGACGACTGGAAGCACGCCTACTCGCGCGCCGAGGCGGCGTACCCTCCCGGCGTTCGCCGTGACGACAAGTACTGGCCCCCGGTGTCGCGCATCGACAACGCCCACGGTGACCGCAACCTGGTCTGCGCCTGCCCGGCGCCCGAGGCGTTCGAGGACTGA
- a CDS encoding sodium:calcium antiporter: MSLLLPGAFLVVGLVVLVFAADQFVAGAEAVALRLRWSAAVIGAVVVGFGTSLPEFVTSVTGAWRGDADLAIGNAAGSNVANLLLILGIAALVAPIAGRRDQAPVRDGIIAGVGGVVLLALSIDGAIGVVDGIVLVVALLAAVAWQVRAASDGPPGGDEMPLAPADRFVGARVVLGLAGVLVGAQLLVSGAIDLAEAAGLPQILIASVLVAVGTSLPELATAVASARRGQVEILLGNLLGSNAFNALFVVGGSALVAAARGDGLAVDTPALAVVVAAAVVTGLAAMVLARRPIVSRPVGAVLVALHLASVPALLAIS, translated from the coding sequence ATGTCGCTGCTGCTCCCCGGCGCCTTCCTGGTCGTCGGGCTGGTCGTCCTGGTGTTCGCCGCCGACCAGTTCGTCGCCGGTGCCGAGGCGGTCGCGCTGCGGCTGCGCTGGTCGGCGGCCGTCATCGGCGCCGTCGTGGTCGGCTTCGGGACCTCGCTGCCCGAGTTCGTCACGTCGGTGACCGGTGCGTGGCGGGGCGACGCCGACCTGGCGATCGGCAACGCGGCCGGATCCAACGTCGCCAACCTGCTGCTCATCCTCGGGATCGCCGCCCTCGTGGCGCCGATCGCCGGCCGACGCGACCAGGCCCCGGTCCGAGACGGGATCATCGCCGGCGTCGGTGGGGTGGTGCTGCTGGCGCTGTCGATCGACGGGGCCATCGGCGTGGTCGACGGGATCGTGCTGGTCGTCGCGCTGCTCGCGGCCGTGGCTTGGCAGGTCCGAGCGGCGTCGGACGGCCCGCCCGGCGGCGACGAGATGCCGCTGGCACCGGCCGACCGGTTCGTCGGTGCACGGGTGGTGCTGGGACTCGCCGGGGTGCTCGTCGGTGCGCAGCTGCTCGTCAGCGGCGCGATCGACCTCGCCGAGGCGGCCGGGCTGCCCCAGATCCTGATCGCGTCGGTCCTGGTGGCGGTCGGGACCTCGCTGCCCGAGCTCGCGACCGCGGTGGCATCGGCCCGTCGCGGGCAGGTCGAGATCCTGCTGGGCAACCTGCTGGGCTCCAACGCCTTCAACGCGCTGTTCGTCGTCGGTGGATCCGCGCTGGTCGCCGCCGCGCGCGGTGACGGGCTGGCCGTGGACACGCCCGCGCTGGCGGTCGTGGTGGCGGCCGCCGTCGTCACCGGGCTGGCGGCGATGGTCCTCGCGCGGCGCCCGATCGTGTCACGCCCGGTCGGCGCAGTGCTGGTCGCGCTCCACCTCGCCTCGGTCCCGGCGCTGCTCGCCATCAGTTGA
- a CDS encoding FAD-binding dehydrogenase: MSVDADVIVVGAGLAGLVATAELTDAGRTVVLVDQEPEQSLGGQAFWSFGGLFLVDSPEQRRMRINDSPELALQDWMGTAGFDRDEDHWPRQWAEAYVDFAGGEKRAWLHEQGMRWCPIVGWAERGGYGAIGHGNSVPRFHITWGTGPGVVEPFERRVRAAAERGLVRFHFRHRVDELVVEDGAAQGVRGRVLEPSDVDRGRRSSRVEVGEFELRAQAVVVTSGGIGANHDLVRRNWPERLGPAPKRMLSGVPDHVDGRMLEITRDAGGNVINPDRMWHYTEGITNYDPIWSNHGIRILPGPSSLWLDATGNRLPVPLFPGFDTLGTLAHITRTGHEHTWFVLTSKIVEKEFALSGSEQNPDLTGKDLKLLSTRVRSGPAAPVQAFLDKGEDFVVEDSLEALVRSMNRLTDEPLLDFDRVRREVSARDRELANTFTKDLQIAAIRNARTYLGDKLIRVASPHRLLDPDAGPLIGVKLNLLTRKTLGGLETDLDARVLQPGGEPLPGLYAAGEVAGFGGGGMHGYRSLEGTFLGGCLFSGRVAGRAAAAATA; this comes from the coding sequence ATGAGCGTTGACGCGGACGTGATCGTCGTCGGAGCGGGACTGGCAGGACTGGTGGCCACCGCGGAGTTGACCGACGCGGGCCGCACGGTCGTGCTGGTGGACCAGGAGCCGGAGCAGTCCCTCGGTGGACAGGCGTTCTGGTCCTTCGGCGGCCTGTTCTTGGTCGACTCGCCCGAACAGCGCCGGATGCGGATCAACGACTCGCCGGAGCTCGCCCTGCAGGACTGGATGGGCACCGCCGGGTTCGACCGCGACGAGGACCACTGGCCGCGGCAGTGGGCCGAGGCCTACGTCGACTTCGCCGGCGGTGAGAAGCGGGCCTGGCTGCACGAGCAGGGCATGCGCTGGTGCCCGATCGTGGGCTGGGCGGAGCGCGGCGGCTACGGCGCCATCGGCCACGGCAACTCCGTGCCGCGCTTCCACATCACCTGGGGGACCGGACCGGGCGTCGTCGAACCCTTCGAGCGGCGCGTCCGCGCCGCCGCCGAGCGCGGCCTCGTCCGGTTCCATTTCCGCCACCGCGTCGACGAGCTGGTCGTCGAGGACGGCGCGGCGCAGGGCGTGCGCGGCCGGGTGCTCGAGCCCTCCGATGTCGACCGCGGACGCCGCAGTTCACGCGTCGAGGTGGGCGAGTTCGAGCTGCGCGCCCAGGCCGTGGTCGTGACCTCGGGCGGGATCGGCGCCAACCACGACCTGGTGCGGCGCAACTGGCCGGAACGGTTGGGCCCGGCACCGAAGCGGATGCTGTCCGGCGTGCCCGACCACGTCGACGGACGGATGCTGGAGATCACCCGGGACGCCGGCGGCAACGTCATCAACCCCGACCGGATGTGGCACTACACCGAGGGCATCACCAACTACGACCCCATCTGGTCCAACCACGGCATCCGGATCCTGCCCGGCCCGTCGTCGCTGTGGCTCGACGCCACCGGCAACCGCCTTCCCGTGCCGCTGTTCCCCGGCTTCGACACGCTGGGGACGCTCGCGCACATCACCCGCACCGGACATGAGCACACCTGGTTCGTGCTGACCTCGAAGATCGTGGAGAAGGAGTTCGCGCTGTCGGGCTCCGAGCAGAACCCGGACCTGACCGGCAAGGACCTCAAGCTGCTCTCGACGCGGGTGCGCTCGGGGCCGGCCGCGCCGGTGCAGGCCTTCCTCGACAAGGGGGAGGACTTCGTGGTCGAGGACAGCCTCGAGGCGTTGGTGCGCAGCATGAACCGCCTCACCGACGAGCCGCTGCTCGACTTCGACCGGGTCCGCCGGGAGGTCAGCGCGCGTGACCGTGAGCTCGCCAACACGTTCACCAAGGACCTGCAGATCGCGGCCATCCGCAACGCCCGCACCTACCTCGGCGACAAGCTGATCCGGGTCGCCTCACCGCACCGGCTGCTCGACCCTGATGCCGGCCCGCTGATCGGCGTGAAGCTCAACCTGCTGACCCGCAAGACCCTCGGCGGGCTCGAGACCGACCTCGACGCCCGGGTTCTACAACCCGGCGGCGAGCCGCTGCCGGGCCTCTACGCCGCCGGCGAGGTGGCCGGGTTCGGCGGCGGCGGGATGCACGGCTACCGGTCGCTGGAGGGCACGTTCCTCGGCGGTTGCCTCTTCTCCGGCCGGGTGGCGGGGAGGGCGGCTGCAGCCGCGACGGCCTGA
- a CDS encoding alpha/beta fold hydrolase, protein MPSTAIDEDDPPRRRWPGRVGAAVLLVVLLAAVVASVPALRIRAVAAATGLDALGVGFPRLFAPSVAADRRTIAGVDGAWFDPGPDAPVILLVPGAAPEGLDDPRIVRVAEALARSDRAVFMPELRVYQQTLVVEDVDDLVEITLQLAAERGPVLLVGASFGGSLGLLAAADERIDDQLTAVATFGSYMDLLGVIQAGTTGTALVGDLELPWEPHPLADEVIRDQLVDLLPEQYREELVEVLDGDRDPAELPEEIRAAYELAMNDDPERTRELAEHIPQHLQRRLAEVSPITVADRIDTRVIAMHSTQDPAIPFAELVRLGHAVPHAELHALDTFSHVDLDLDTPRDWWNAAGDLRVVWRFVAGILDAQSGQPPATR, encoded by the coding sequence ATGCCGAGCACCGCGATCGACGAGGACGACCCGCCGCGCCGGCGGTGGCCCGGTCGTGTGGGCGCCGCCGTGCTCCTGGTCGTGCTGCTCGCGGCCGTGGTCGCCTCGGTGCCGGCGCTGCGGATCCGGGCGGTGGCGGCCGCGACCGGCCTGGACGCGCTGGGCGTGGGATTCCCGCGGCTGTTCGCACCGAGCGTCGCCGCCGACCGGCGCACCATCGCCGGCGTCGACGGCGCCTGGTTCGACCCGGGCCCCGACGCACCGGTCATCCTGCTGGTACCCGGCGCCGCGCCCGAAGGGCTCGACGATCCCCGCATCGTGCGTGTCGCCGAAGCGCTGGCCCGCTCCGACCGGGCCGTGTTCATGCCCGAGCTGCGGGTCTACCAGCAGACGCTGGTCGTCGAGGACGTCGACGACCTGGTCGAGATCACCCTGCAACTGGCCGCCGAGCGCGGCCCGGTCCTGCTGGTCGGCGCGTCGTTCGGTGGGTCGCTCGGCCTGCTCGCCGCGGCCGACGAACGCATCGACGACCAGCTCACGGCCGTCGCCACGTTCGGTTCCTACATGGACCTGCTCGGGGTCATCCAGGCCGGCACGACCGGGACCGCCCTGGTCGGCGACCTCGAACTGCCGTGGGAGCCGCACCCGCTGGCCGACGAGGTGATCCGCGACCAGCTGGTGGACCTGCTGCCCGAGCAGTACCGCGAGGAGCTGGTCGAGGTCCTCGACGGTGATCGGGACCCGGCCGAGCTGCCCGAGGAGATCCGCGCCGCCTACGAGCTGGCCATGAACGACGACCCGGAACGCACGCGTGAGCTGGCCGAGCACATCCCGCAGCACCTGCAACGCCGCCTGGCCGAGGTCTCCCCGATCACGGTCGCCGACCGCATCGACACGCGGGTGATCGCGATGCACTCCACGCAGGACCCGGCGATCCCGTTCGCGGAGCTGGTCCGGCTCGGGCACGCGGTGCCGCACGCGGAGTTGCACGCGTTGGACACCTTCAGCCACGTCGACCTCGACCTCGACACGCCGCGGGACTGGTGGAACGCCGCCGGCGACCTGCGGGTGGTGTGGCGCTTCGTGGCCGGCATCCTCGACGCGCAGTCGGGCCAGCCGCCCGCCACCCGTTAG
- a CDS encoding leucyl aminopeptidase: protein MPSRLPALHVTTDGVGDLDVDALVVPVFRGAIEAPGAEQALQALGLDEVPRDARFRGRLGEVLDLAAPGQPWGRVTLVGLGRMDELSGEQLRRAAGSAARHLAPTCRAIATTLVLVQPAVETVRAVAEGVLLGAYRFDDCRPGRDPLEVADVTLVVPSSLVDAADRQLQLARTHAAAQNIARDLVSTPPNLLGPDDIAQRADGLVSAGVEVEVWDEARLIEERCGGILAVGRGSARPPRLVKLHYRPDSPVAKVALVGKGITFDTGGISLKRPSEIMESMKGDMGGAGAVLAVFSALADLDVKVEVVGYLCLAENMIGADAQRPSDVITIRNGTTVEVMNTDAEGRLVMADGLSLAVEDDDVEAVVDVATLTGAAARALGKRASAVFANDDDLLRQVLTASEAAGEAMWHLPLWEELRDNLESEVADIDNIGRGDEAGATIAGLFLREFVDGRPWVHLDIAGPFWQDEDRYHNPRHGTGVAVRTLLRWLEMTGR, encoded by the coding sequence TTGCCCAGCCGACTGCCCGCCCTGCACGTCACGACCGACGGCGTCGGCGACCTCGACGTCGACGCCCTGGTCGTGCCCGTCTTCCGCGGCGCCATCGAGGCACCCGGGGCCGAACAGGCGTTGCAGGCGCTCGGCCTCGACGAGGTCCCGCGCGACGCCCGGTTCCGCGGCCGCCTCGGCGAGGTCCTCGACCTGGCCGCCCCCGGACAACCGTGGGGGCGGGTCACCCTGGTCGGCCTCGGCAGGATGGACGAGCTGTCCGGGGAACAGCTGCGCCGCGCCGCCGGGTCTGCGGCACGACACCTTGCCCCTACGTGCCGCGCCATCGCGACCACCCTGGTGCTGGTCCAGCCCGCGGTCGAGACCGTCCGCGCCGTCGCCGAGGGCGTGCTGCTGGGCGCCTACCGCTTCGACGACTGCCGCCCCGGCCGCGACCCGCTCGAGGTCGCGGACGTCACCCTGGTCGTCCCGTCCTCGCTGGTCGACGCCGCCGACCGGCAACTGCAGTTGGCGCGCACCCACGCGGCGGCGCAGAACATCGCCCGTGACCTCGTCAGCACGCCGCCGAACCTGCTCGGCCCCGACGACATCGCCCAACGCGCCGACGGGCTCGTGTCCGCCGGCGTCGAGGTCGAGGTCTGGGACGAGGCGCGACTGATCGAGGAGCGCTGCGGCGGCATCCTCGCCGTCGGACGCGGCTCGGCACGCCCACCTCGCCTCGTCAAGCTGCACTACCGACCGGACTCCCCCGTCGCGAAGGTCGCGCTCGTCGGCAAGGGCATCACGTTCGACACCGGCGGCATCTCGCTGAAGCGTCCGTCGGAGATCATGGAGTCGATGAAGGGCGACATGGGCGGCGCGGGCGCGGTCCTGGCCGTCTTCAGCGCGCTGGCTGACCTCGACGTCAAGGTCGAGGTGGTCGGCTACCTGTGTCTGGCCGAGAACATGATCGGCGCAGACGCGCAGCGCCCCAGTGACGTCATCACCATCCGCAACGGCACCACCGTCGAGGTGATGAACACCGACGCCGAGGGGCGCCTGGTCATGGCCGACGGGCTCAGCCTCGCGGTCGAGGACGACGACGTCGAGGCGGTCGTCGACGTCGCCACGCTCACCGGCGCGGCCGCCCGGGCCCTCGGGAAGCGTGCCAGCGCCGTGTTCGCCAACGACGACGACCTGCTGCGCCAGGTCCTGACCGCCTCCGAGGCCGCCGGCGAGGCGATGTGGCACCTGCCGCTGTGGGAGGAACTGCGCGACAACCTCGAGTCCGAGGTGGCCGACATCGACAACATCGGCCGCGGCGACGAGGCCGGCGCGACGATCGCGGGCCTGTTCCTCCGCGAGTTCGTCGACGGCCGGCCCTGGGTCCACCTCGACATCGCCGGGCCGTTCTGGCAGGACGAGGACCGCTACCACAACCCGCGTCACGGCACCGGCGTCGCCGTCCGCACGCTGCTGCGCTGGCTCGAGATGACCGGCCGCTAA